From Patescibacteria group bacterium, a single genomic window includes:
- the ftsH gene encoding ATP-dependent zinc metalloprotease FtsH, protein MMEEDTQKLRPIKKMSEIRVNLNLKNLFIWFFIFIFGVSFFLSFQHGAKFLEEKPLSTIISDAKDNKIKKIEVEGNRLTVTYKDGKAFNVHKESQESLTKILESAGIDAKQVEIQVKDSEMTAAWWNFLSTVLPLVLMVAFFFFIFRQARGAQDNLFSFGQSKAKLFNKDMPKVTFADVAGVDEAKQELSEVVDFLKHPGKYRALGARTPKGALLVGPAGTGKTLLARAVAGEANVAFFSMAGSEFMEMLVGVGASRVRDLFNTAKKNAPAIIFIDEIDAIGRMRAVGVMGGHDEREQTLNQILVEMDGFTPNENVIVIAATNRGDLLDPALLRPGRFDRRVMLDMPDIEGRKAILKIHMRGKPFTKEVDWDKVAKRTVGFSGADLENMLNEAAILAARGGKRAIDMEDIEEAATKVKLGPEKKRLQSDLDKKMTAYHEAGHAVVAHELPHMDPVHRISIVSRGLSLGFTLIPPAKDRYNETQSHLLEQVTSLLGGRAAEELIFHEFTAGASSDIQKATEIARTMVIEYGMSDLGPVNLGPQVDLSEAGGMWYEPAQLSPEMAAKVDNEVNKIIDHAYKESLKILTKLKGKLDLVANELVKKETIEGEEFDSLMKGIRTSQNEPAAA, encoded by the coding sequence ATGATGGAAGAAGACACTCAAAAATTGCGTCCTATCAAGAAAATGTCTGAAATTAGGGTAAATTTAAACCTCAAAAATCTTTTTATCTGGTTTTTTATCTTTATTTTCGGTGTTTCCTTTTTTCTTTCCTTTCAACATGGAGCCAAATTCTTAGAAGAGAAACCGTTATCAACGATTATTAGTGACGCTAAGGACAATAAAATTAAAAAAATTGAAGTTGAGGGGAATCGTCTAACCGTAACCTATAAAGACGGAAAGGCCTTTAACGTCCACAAAGAATCGCAGGAGTCGTTGACGAAAATCTTAGAATCGGCCGGTATTGATGCCAAGCAGGTGGAAATTCAGGTTAAAGATTCGGAAATGACCGCGGCTTGGTGGAATTTTCTCTCGACTGTTTTGCCTTTGGTTTTAATGGTGGCTTTTTTCTTCTTTATTTTCCGTCAGGCGAGAGGAGCTCAAGATAACCTTTTCTCTTTCGGCCAGTCCAAAGCTAAACTTTTTAATAAAGACATGCCGAAAGTGACTTTCGCGGACGTGGCCGGCGTGGATGAGGCCAAACAAGAGCTTTCCGAAGTCGTTGACTTCTTAAAACATCCTGGTAAGTACCGTGCTTTAGGGGCCAGAACCCCAAAGGGAGCCCTGCTGGTTGGGCCCGCCGGAACCGGCAAAACTCTTTTGGCGCGGGCCGTGGCCGGTGAGGCTAATGTCGCTTTTTTCTCCATGGCCGGCTCGGAATTTATGGAAATGTTAGTTGGTGTCGGTGCCTCAAGAGTTCGGGATCTTTTTAACACGGCCAAGAAAAACGCGCCGGCGATTATTTTCATTGACGAGATTGACGCCATTGGTCGGATGCGGGCCGTCGGGGTCATGGGCGGGCATGACGAACGGGAACAGACTTTAAACCAGATTTTGGTGGAGATGGACGGTTTTACGCCGAACGAAAACGTGATTGTCATTGCCGCGACCAACAGAGGCGATCTTTTAGATCCGGCCCTGCTGCGACCGGGCCGCTTTGACCGCCGGGTGATGTTGGATATGCCGGACATTGAAGGCCGCAAGGCGATTTTAAAGATTCATATGAGAGGCAAGCCCTTTACGAAAGAAGTTGATTGGGACAAGGTGGCCAAACGGACGGTCGGTTTTTCCGGAGCGGATTTGGAGAATATGCTTAACGAAGCGGCGATTTTAGCGGCTCGAGGCGGAAAAAGAGCGATTGATATGGAAGATATCGAAGAAGCCGCGACCAAAGTTAAGTTAGGTCCGGAAAAGAAACGGCTTCAGTCGGATTTGGACAAAAAAATGACGGCCTATCATGAGGCCGGACACGCCGTGGTCGCTCACGAATTGCCGCACATGGATCCGGTACATCGGATCTCGATTGTCAGCCGGGGTTTATCTTTAGGCTTTACTTTAATCCCGCCGGCGAAAGATCGCTATAACGAAACCCAGTCTCATCTTTTGGAACAGGTGACTTCGCTTTTGGGCGGCCGGGCGGCGGAAGAGTTAATTTTTCATGAGTTTACCGCCGGTGCCTCTTCTGACATTCAAAAGGCCACGGAAATTGCCCGAACCATGGTTATTGAGTATGGTATGAGTGATTTGGGTCCGGTTAATTTAGGACCGCAGGTTGATCTGTCAGAAGCCGGGGGAATGTGGTATGAGCCGGCTCAGTTATCACCCGAGATGGCCGCGAAAGTTGATAACGAAGTTAATAAGATTATTGACCATGCCTATAAAGAATCTTTAAAGATTTTAACGAAATTAAAAGGTAAGCTGGACTTAGTCGCCAACGAGCTGGTGAAAAAAGAAACCATTGAAGGCGAAGAATTTGATTCCCTGATGAAAGGGATTCGTACTTCTCAAAATGAACCGGCCGCGGCCTAA
- the trpS gene encoding tryptophan--tRNA ligase, translating to MDKRVFSGIRATGRLHLGNYFGAVKGMLELQDKYDCIFSVVDLHTITTPFEPKTLQKKIREVVLDYLAAGLDPHKCHLMIQSQVPEHLELAYLLSTVYPVSRLEDLPTYKDKKLQHPDYVNLALLYYPVLMAADILVYKAELVPVGLDQEPHIEIAREIARKFNRMFPDGTKDHVTFPEPQRFITKEEYVPSLLGSGKMSKSVEGSFILLADDQATIKKRLAAAPTDKGFGKDIPQEGGVANLLKMVEIFQGQDKRAKYEQKYLSTGINYRALKEDLANGIYKVLAPIQEKRKYYEAHPALVEGALRDGRDYATKIASQTLMEVKQKMGLLA from the coding sequence ATGGATAAACGTGTTTTTTCAGGAATTAGAGCTACGGGCAGATTGCATTTAGGCAATTATTTTGGCGCGGTCAAAGGCATGTTGGAGCTTCAGGATAAGTATGACTGCATTTTTTCCGTGGTGGATTTGCATACAATAACGACGCCTTTTGAGCCCAAAACCCTCCAAAAAAAGATAAGAGAGGTCGTTTTGGATTATCTGGCCGCGGGTTTAGATCCGCATAAGTGTCACCTCATGATTCAATCCCAGGTTCCGGAACATCTGGAACTGGCCTATCTTTTATCAACCGTTTATCCGGTTTCCCGGCTTGAAGATTTGCCGACCTATAAGGATAAAAAATTACAGCACCCCGATTATGTCAATCTGGCCCTTTTATACTATCCGGTTTTGATGGCCGCCGATATTTTGGTTTACAAGGCGGAGCTGGTTCCGGTCGGTCTTGACCAGGAGCCGCATATCGAAATAGCCCGGGAAATAGCCAGAAAATTTAACAGGATGTTTCCTGACGGCACTAAAGATCATGTGACTTTTCCTGAACCGCAACGCTTTATAACGAAAGAAGAATATGTTCCTTCGCTTTTAGGCAGCGGCAAAATGAGCAAAAGCGTTGAGGGAAGTTTTATCTTGCTTGCCGATGATCAGGCGACGATCAAAAAAAGACTGGCCGCCGCGCCGACGGATAAAGGTTTTGGCAAAGACATTCCCCAAGAGGGAGGCGTGGCTAATCTTTTGAAAATGGTTGAAATTTTTCAGGGTCAGGATAAACGCGCTAAGTATGAACAAAAATATTTAAGTACTGGGATTAATTATCGGGCATTGAAAGAAGATTTGGCCAACGGTATTTATAAAGTTCTGGCGCCGATTCAGGAAAAAAGAAAATATTATGAAGCTCATCCGGCTTTAGTCGAAGGAGCCTTAAGGGACGGCCGGGATTATGCCACCAAAATTGCCAGCCAAACTTTAATGGAAGTTAAGCAAAAAATGGGTCTTCTCGCTTAA
- a CDS encoding septum formation initiator family protein, protein MFKSRLTNLIILILGLFLIVNLTRSIYSLLKAGDKLKEEEKKVAELKYQNDELKNKLSEVQSPSFLEKMAREKLGLAKEGETVVILPSILPQNPKLNPEEKLANWQKWWRLFF, encoded by the coding sequence ATGTTTAAGTCCAGACTGACAAATTTAATTATTCTTATTTTAGGTTTGTTTTTAATAGTAAATCTTACAAGGTCTATTTATAGTCTTCTTAAAGCCGGCGATAAACTCAAAGAAGAAGAAAAAAAAGTGGCGGAATTAAAATACCAAAACGACGAACTTAAAAATAAGCTAAGCGAAGTTCAATCACCTTCTTTCTTGGAAAAAATGGCTCGGGAAAAATTAGGCTTGGCGAAGGAGGGGGAAACGGTCGTTATCCTGCCTTCGATTTTGCCCCAAAACCCAAAACTTAATCCGGAAGAAAAACTTGCCAATTGGCAGAAATGGTGGAGACTGTTTTTCTAA
- a CDS encoding tyrosine-type recombinase/integrase: MPQTLDLSSAREKFVEFLEGQRRAHATILAYRKDIEQLMNFLKDMGRKTIDEAQKEDIEAFLGKLGKDGYTQKSLSRKLNSFKTFYRFLKSSDIVQFDRAAEIAHPKYEVRPPRILSKIEYRALRDACREDVRISAIVEILLQTGLRIGELANLRLEDLRENEIIVKPFESHEGRTVPLNKAAKAALDHYLTIRPKTKEEALFITKTGKPLLIRNIRTAIDRYFKLAGIEHACVNDLRHTFIAHHLMAGTPLTVISKLAGHKRLSTTEKYLDLVKDKVEENVKLEEL, encoded by the coding sequence ATGCCTCAAACTCTTGATTTATCTTCTGCCAGAGAAAAATTTGTTGAATTTTTAGAAGGGCAACGGCGTGCCCATGCCACTATTTTAGCATACCGCAAAGATATCGAACAATTAATGAACTTCCTCAAGGATATGGGTAGAAAAACCATTGATGAGGCGCAAAAAGAAGATATCGAGGCTTTCTTAGGTAAGCTCGGCAAAGACGGCTACACGCAAAAATCTCTTTCCCGAAAGTTAAACTCTTTTAAAACTTTTTACCGGTTTTTAAAAAGCTCCGACATTGTTCAGTTTGATCGGGCCGCAGAAATCGCTCACCCGAAATATGAAGTTCGGCCGCCCAGAATTCTTTCCAAAATAGAATACCGGGCGCTAAGAGATGCCTGCCGGGAAGATGTCAGAATTTCCGCTATTGTTGAGATTCTTCTGCAAACCGGCTTAAGAATCGGTGAGTTGGCCAACTTACGTCTTGAAGATCTTCGGGAAAACGAAATTATCGTTAAGCCCTTTGAATCCCATGAAGGCCGAACTGTGCCTTTAAACAAGGCGGCTAAGGCGGCTTTGGACCATTATCTGACGATCAGGCCGAAAACCAAGGAAGAAGCGCTTTTCATAACCAAAACCGGCAAACCACTTTTGATCAGAAACATAAGAACCGCGATTGACCGTTATTTTAAATTGGCCGGAATTGAACATGCGTGTGTTAATGATCTCCGTCATACTTTTATTGCCCATCATTTAATGGCCGGAACGCCTTTAACCGTCATCTCGAAACTAGCCGGCCACAAAAGACTCTCGACGACCGAAAAGTATTTAGATTTAGTAAAAGACAAAGTCGAAGAAAACGTCAAATTAGAGGAATTATAG
- a CDS encoding NUDIX domain-containing protein yields MQTLILVDKEDKEVGFAEREETHKIPGKLHRAILVIVKNDRGQILLARRSLEKTLWPGIWDGTVATHVFPREKVTEAAARALKQELGIEKIPLKYLAHFIYQTKWGEEGVEYEFCHLLEAKSNVAFPQKKEISEIAWVKKEDLNNYRVSPWFLEALKFV; encoded by the coding sequence ATGCAGACTTTAATTTTAGTTGATAAGGAAGACAAAGAAGTAGGTTTCGCCGAAAGGGAGGAGACTCATAAAATCCCCGGTAAACTCCATAGGGCGATTCTGGTGATCGTCAAAAACGATCGGGGGCAAATCCTTTTGGCCCGCCGGTCTTTAGAAAAAACCCTCTGGCCGGGAATTTGGGACGGGACGGTCGCGACTCATGTTTTTCCTCGGGAGAAAGTTACCGAAGCCGCGGCCAGGGCTCTTAAACAAGAGCTGGGGATAGAAAAAATTCCTTTAAAATACCTGGCTCATTTTATTTATCAGACTAAATGGGGTGAAGAGGGAGTAGAGTATGAGTTTTGTCATTTACTTGAGGCCAAAAGCAATGTAGCTTTTCCCCAAAAAAAAGAAATCAGCGAAATTGCCTGGGTTAAAAAAGAAGATTTAAATAACTATCGCGTTAGCCCCTGGTTTTTGGAAGCTTTAAAGTTCGTCTAA
- a CDS encoding DUF87 domain-containing protein, producing the protein MQTEAINEFLTQAQAFLFSLVIALLALGGFVILLYFIFLLWKYRHREERALNSVLLQIALPKDNEIKIDAAEQMFASLHSLTKSGFFSFLKLQEHLSFEIVGLPEDIRFYVHCPKNIQDLVEKQINGAYPGADIKEVEEYNLFGEKGKVAFASLKLKNVNYYPLKIYKDLPTDPLSLMTSALAKMGEGEGAAIQILISPVNSKWQSIGRGYIGKIKRREADPEKARFTVDQKILEAIEQKCSKPGFATCIRLVVASATKEQASAHLQNLTAVFEQFANDLNSFKKARLFSKRSFMIDFIYRYFPTISVPFFGKTGILNSEELATIFHFPNKQVETPHLFWLNAKKAPAPQQISTSGLFLGESVYRGIKRPVYIEKGDRSRHIYIIGKTGVGKSELLKSMILQDIKNGEGVCFIDPHDTIDKILPLIPPERAEDVIYFDPSDTERPLGLNMIEAYTEQQQHMVTTSIIGLMYKLYDPYKTGIIGPRFEHAIRNAILTVMAEPGSTFVEVVRCLTDSNFVQEILPKVQDPMVRRYWTDQIAQTADFHKSEVLDYIVSKFGRFVTNKLIRNIIGQSKTAFDFRKAMDEGKIILVNLAKGKIGEENTSFLGTIIVPKILMAAMSRTDVSEEKRRDFYLYVDEFQNFATPDFATMLSEARKYHLAITVANQFIGQMEEEVKNAVFGNVGTLIAFRVGVTDANFIQHEFQPVFNEADLINVDRYNAYIRTIVNMEAVPPFSVDMTKDLAAEEKAKNDKVAEAIKKLSALKYGKPKELIEAEIAQRSRL; encoded by the coding sequence ATGCAGACGGAAGCGATTAACGAGTTTTTAACTCAAGCCCAGGCTTTTTTATTTAGTCTTGTCATCGCTCTTTTGGCCTTGGGAGGTTTCGTCATTCTTCTTTACTTTATTTTCCTTTTATGGAAATACCGTCATCGGGAAGAGCGGGCGCTTAACTCGGTTTTGCTGCAAATTGCCTTGCCTAAAGACAATGAGATTAAAATTGATGCGGCCGAACAGATGTTTGCTTCCTTACACTCGTTGACTAAAAGTGGTTTTTTTTCTTTTTTAAAACTTCAGGAACATCTTTCTTTTGAAATTGTCGGTTTACCCGAGGACATCAGATTTTATGTGCATTGTCCGAAAAACATTCAGGACCTGGTCGAAAAACAGATTAACGGTGCTTATCCCGGCGCCGACATCAAGGAAGTTGAGGAATATAATCTTTTCGGCGAAAAAGGCAAGGTCGCTTTTGCTTCTTTAAAACTTAAAAACGTCAATTATTATCCTTTAAAAATTTATAAGGATTTGCCGACCGACCCTTTATCTTTAATGACTTCGGCTTTGGCGAAAATGGGAGAAGGGGAGGGGGCGGCGATCCAAATCTTAATTTCACCGGTTAACAGTAAATGGCAGTCGATCGGTCGAGGGTATATCGGTAAAATTAAAAGGCGGGAGGCGGATCCGGAAAAGGCCCGATTTACCGTTGACCAAAAAATTTTGGAGGCCATTGAACAAAAATGCAGCAAGCCCGGTTTTGCTACCTGTATTCGTCTTGTCGTGGCCTCGGCCACGAAAGAACAAGCGAGCGCTCATCTTCAGAATTTGACGGCCGTTTTTGAACAATTTGCCAATGATTTAAACAGTTTTAAGAAGGCTAGACTCTTCAGTAAAAGATCTTTTATGATTGATTTTATTTATCGTTATTTTCCGACGATCTCCGTACCTTTTTTTGGGAAAACCGGGATCTTAAATTCGGAAGAATTAGCGACCATTTTCCATTTTCCCAATAAACAAGTCGAAACACCGCATCTCTTCTGGCTGAACGCGAAAAAGGCCCCGGCGCCGCAGCAGATTTCAACGAGCGGTCTTTTCCTGGGCGAATCGGTTTACCGCGGGATCAAAAGACCGGTTTATATTGAAAAAGGAGATCGCAGTCGTCATATCTATATTATCGGGAAAACCGGAGTCGGCAAGTCAGAGCTTTTAAAATCCATGATTTTACAGGATATTAAAAACGGCGAAGGTGTTTGTTTTATTGATCCTCACGATACGATTGACAAAATTTTGCCGTTAATCCCGCCGGAGCGAGCCGAAGACGTTATCTATTTTGACCCGTCAGACACGGAACGGCCGCTGGGTCTGAACATGATTGAGGCCTATACCGAACAGCAGCAGCACATGGTGACCACTTCAATTATCGGTCTCATGTATAAACTTTATGATCCTTATAAAACCGGAATTATCGGGCCCAGATTTGAACACGCGATCAGAAATGCGATTTTAACCGTCATGGCCGAACCGGGCAGTACTTTTGTCGAAGTTGTTCGTTGTCTGACCGATTCTAATTTTGTTCAAGAAATTTTGCCGAAAGTTCAGGATCCGATGGTGAGGCGGTATTGGACCGATCAAATTGCGCAAACGGCTGACTTCCACAAATCCGAAGTTTTGGATTATATCGTTTCCAAATTCGGTCGGTTCGTCACTAATAAACTCATCAGAAACATTATCGGACAATCAAAAACCGCTTTTGATTTTCGTAAAGCGATGGATGAAGGGAAAATCATTCTCGTTAATTTGGCCAAGGGAAAGATCGGTGAAGAGAATACCAGCTTTTTAGGGACGATTATTGTGCCAAAGATTTTAATGGCGGCGATGTCAAGGACCGATGTTTCTGAAGAAAAACGGCGTGATTTTTATCTTTATGTTGATGAATTCCAAAATTTTGCCACTCCTGATTTTGCCACCATGCTTTCTGAAGCCAGAAAATATCATCTCGCCATTACCGTGGCCAACCAATTTATCGGCCAAATGGAAGAGGAAGTGAAAAACGCCGTTTTCGGTAACGTCGGAACCTTGATTGCCTTTCGGGTTGGCGTCACAGACGCCAATTTTATCCAGCACGAATTCCAGCCGGTTTTTAACGAGGCTGATTTAATCAACGTTGACCGTTATAACGCCTATATCAGAACGATTGTTAATATGGAAGCCGTTCCGCCTTTTTCCGTTGATATGACTAAAGATTTGGCCGCAGAGGAAAAAGCTAAAAATGACAAGGTCGCCGAGGCGATTAAAAAACTCTCCGCTTTAAAATACGGCAAGCCCAAAGAGCTTATCGAGGCGGAAATCGCCCAAAGATCCAGGCTGTGA
- a CDS encoding DUF4430 domain-containing protein, whose amino-acid sequence MRKYLLLLISLGILGGLGTLVILEKRPSPTPAPQVKVEQPKLQTQIVIENEETRKEATVSAKTALEALQNLAKQENLDLKTKQYDFGVFVEGIGGVENTKEKAWIYFINGKSAEVAADKYELKNGDIIEWKYIKPNF is encoded by the coding sequence ATGCGCAAGTATTTGCTTTTGCTAATTAGTCTGGGAATATTGGGGGGATTGGGAACTTTGGTGATTTTAGAGAAAAGACCAAGTCCAACCCCGGCGCCGCAAGTTAAGGTGGAACAACCTAAGTTACAAACACAGATAGTTATCGAAAATGAAGAAACAAGGAAAGAAGCCACGGTTTCGGCCAAAACGGCCCTTGAGGCTCTGCAAAATTTGGCCAAACAAGAAAATCTTGATTTAAAAACAAAGCAATATGATTTCGGGGTTTTCGTGGAAGGAATTGGCGGAGTAGAAAACACCAAGGAAAAAGCCTGGATCTATTTTATTAACGGGAAATCGGCGGAAGTTGCGGCTGACAAATACGAATTGAAAAATGGTGATATAATAGAGTGGAAATACATAAAACCAAATTTTTAA